Proteins encoded together in one Carya illinoinensis cultivar Pawnee chromosome 3, C.illinoinensisPawnee_v1, whole genome shotgun sequence window:
- the LOC122303982 gene encoding uncharacterized protein LOC122303982, whose translation MAGKWEVGFPKTSSCSLREQAARSILRNVRTQGHTYVDLREDGKRFVFFCTLCLAPCYSDTILFDHLKGNLHAERLSTAKVTLLGPNPWPFNDGVLFFDNPVESDKELGALNGNKSRFLELPNNGDNLAIVRYDENSKTTSNGHAGVRLDTKISSCDEILNSDGGNACVIISGVRIWDEISDIEVQEVGCGKIAARFREKDKVSNGVCRIWCEWLGKKTTGNEDSLEVPEHDFAIVTFRYNADIGSKELFDRVKPLLLSSPPESECVEGASRKRMKSFSDPEDISEFFNNQYASSGEDSPVSNVASSRLLLAHYDDQLLHKRFISSKAMRRELRQQQRVAAERMCDICQHKMLPGKDVSALMNVKTGRLVCSSRNVHGAFHVFHTSCIIHWLLFCEYEIITKELVSPKLRRRRSKRNNAAKCEDIGKDGEVKATGREIYSVFCPECQGTGKIIEGDELERPPISLSEMFKYKLKVIDARKAWMKSPEVLENCSTGFHFPSQSGDITQEKVKPLKFLRFYESDV comes from the exons ATGGCTGGAAAGTGGGAAGTAGGGTTTCCGAAGACAAGTTCTTGTAGTCTAAGAGAACAGGCTGCTAGATCCATTCTTCGCAATGTGAGGACTCAGGGGCATACATATGTCGACCTTAGGGAAGATGGAAAAAGATTCGTTTTCTTTTGTACTTTGTGTCTTGCACCGTGTTACAGTGATACTATATTGTTTGATCACTTGAAGGGGAATCTTCACGCTGAGAGGTTGTCCACTGCTAAGGTTACGCTTTTGGGACCAAATCCATGGCCTTTTAATGATGGTGTTCTGTTCTTTGACAATCCAGTGGAGAGTGATAAAGAGCTGGGAGCTTTAAATGGTAATAAAAGTAGGTTTTTGGAGTTGCCAAACAATGGTGATAATCTTGCTATTGTAAGATATGATGAAAATTCGAAAACCACCAGTAATGGGCATGCAGGTGTTCGTTTAGATACTAAAATTAGTTCTTGTGATGAGATATTGAATTCTGATGGGGGGAATGCCTGTGTGATAATTTCTGGAGTGCGgatttgggatgaaatttctgatattgaagTACAGGAGGTTGGTTGTGGAAAAATTGCTGCCAGGTTCCGTGAGAAGGACAAGGTTTCGAATGGGGTTTGTAGAATATGGTGCGAGTGGTTGGGAAAAAAGACTACTGGAAATGAGGATAGCTTGGAGGTTCCAGAGCATGATTTTGCTATTGTTACTTTCCGTTATAATGCTGATATTGGTAGCAAGGAGCTGTTTGATCGTGTGAAGCCACTGCTGTTGTCTAGTCCACCAGAATCAGAGTGTGTGGAGGGTGCTAGTAGGAAAAGAATGAAATCATTTTCTGACCCTGAGGACATCAGTGAGTTCTTCAATAATCAGTATGCTTCATCTGGGGAAGATTCTCCAGTGTCAAATGTTGCCTCTTCAAGATTGCTTTTGGCTCACTATGATGATCAGCTTCTGCATAAGAGGTTTATTTCAAGTAAGGCTATGAGGAGAGAGTTGAGACAGCAACAGCGTGTAGCAGCAGAAAGGATGTGCGATATCTGTCAACACAAGATGCTTCCTGGGAAAGATGTATCAGCACTCATGAATGTGAAGACTGGAAGGCTTGTTTGCAGTAGTCGAAATGTGCATGGG GCATTTCATGTATTTCATACGTCCTGCATTATACACTGGCTACTTTTTTGCGAGTATGAAATAATTACAAAGGAGTTAGTTAGTCCAAAATTGAGGAGAAGAAGATCTAAGAGAAATAATGCAGCTAAATGCGAGGATATAGGAAAGGATGGAGAGGTGAAAGCTACAGGAAGAGAGATATATTCTGTTTTCTGCCCAGAGTGCCAGGGCACTGGAAAGATAATTGAAGGAGATGAGCTGGAGAGACCACCCATATCACTTTCTGAG ATGTTCAAGTATAAACTAAAGGTGATTGATGCACGTAAAGCATGGATGAAAAGTCCTGAAGTGTTGGAGAACTGTTCAACCGGTTTTCATTTCCCTTCCCAGTCTGGAGATATAACTCAG GAAAAGGTGAAACCCCTGAAATTTCTGCGCTTCTATGAATCTGATGTATAG